A single Corticium candelabrum chromosome 12, ooCorCand1.1, whole genome shotgun sequence DNA region contains:
- the LOC134188284 gene encoding zinc finger MYM-type protein 1-like, which produces MAQSIVRNIASSIRKAKYFSIMADEVTDASNKEQVVICFRRVDDQLEAHEDFVGLYMVESIQSDNIVHVLTDTMTRMNLSINNCRGQCYDGASNMAGSRKGVVTQIRALEPRAMYTHCYGHALNLAVSDTVKQNKILRDVLDITFEISKLVKFSPKRDAMFTRLKEELVPGTIGFRTLCPTRWTVRAASLHSVLENYAVFQALWQKVKESRIDSEIRARVTGVEAAMNKFDFLFGLMLGERLLRHTDNLSKTLQNPSMTASEGQNIADLTVKTLSTMRSEEAFDIFWKQVEVLRQQTGLSEAALSRKRKAPFGSEVGRSEGYHPSSPKEYYRRQYFECFDFIVSSIRDRFNQPGYTSLLNTENLLLKAAKGDNYGTELAFVQDYYGDDVILSSLATQLELLTTAFTPQLEEVTLSTIKSFLQSLSLAQKASFSEVCKVLCFVLVTPATNAVSERSASALRRVKTYLRSTMSQVRLNNLLVLHAHKAKTDTLSISSCLNEFVAGSEHRLRIFGKFD; this is translated from the coding sequence ATGGCTCAGAGTATTGTGAGAAATATTGCTTCTTCCATTAGAAAGGCCAAGTATTTTTCCATCATGGCTGATGAAGTAACAGATGCTTCAAACAAGGAACAAGTTGTTATTTGCTTCCGTAGAGTCGATGATCAGCTTGAAGCTCATGAAGATTTTGTTGGTTTATATATGGTGGAATCAATACAAAGTGACAACATTGTTCACGTcctgacagacacaatgacaagAATGAACCTATCAATAAACAACTGCAGAGGCCAGTGTTATGACGGGGCTTCTAATATGGCAGGTTCAAGAAAGGGAGTAGTCACCCAAATAAGAGCTCTGGAGCCACGTGCTATGTATACCCACTGCTATGGGCATGCTCTCAACTTAGCAGTCAGTGACACAGTCAAGCAAAATAAGATTCTCCGAGATGTTCTCGATATAACGTTTGAGATATCCAAATTAGTAAAATTTTCTCCTAAGAGGGATGCTATGTTCACCAGGCTGAAAGAAGAGCTGGTTCCTGGCACCATTGGATTTCGAACGCTCTGTCCCACTCGGTGGACTGTACGGGCTGCTTCTCTTCACAGTGTTCTCGAGAATTATGCTGTTTTTCAAGCACTGTGGCAGAAAGTGAAGGAATCAAGAATTGATTCTGAAATACGAGCTCGAGTGACAGGGGTAGAGGCCGCCATGAACAAGTTCGATTTTTTGTTTGGGTTGATGCTAGGTGAACGCCTACtacgacacacagacaatctGAGTAAAACGTTACAAAACCCTTCTATGACAGCGTCGGAAGGCCAGAATATTGCAGACCTAACCGTGAAGACTCTCAGTACAATGCGTTCTGAAGAAGCTTTCGACATTTTCTGGAAACAGGTAGAAGTTCTTCGACAGCAGACTGGACTATCTGAAGCAGCATTATCAAGGAAGAGAAAGGCACCGTTTGGCTCAGAAGTTGGCAGAAGTGAGGGGTATCATCCAAGCTCACCCAAAGAATACTATCGTCGTCAATATTTTGAATGCTTTGACTTTATTGTCAGCTCCATTCGTGACAGATTTAACCAGCCCGGTTACACTAGCCTTCTGAACACCGAAAACCTTTTGCTGAAAGCAGCGAAAGGAGACAATTATGGTACGGAGCTTGCGTTTGTTCAAGATTATTACGGAGATGATGTCATACTGTCCAGTCTTGCAACTCAGTTAGAATTGCTAACAACTGCATTTACGCCTCAACTGGAAGAAGTAACCCTGTCAACCATCAAGTCGTTCTTGCAATCTCTTTCTTTGGCTCAAAAGGCATCGTTCTCTGAAGTGTGCAAGGTACTCTGTTTCGTATTGGTCACACCAGCTACCAACGCTGTTAGTGAGAGAAGTGCATCAGCGTTAAGGAGAGTGAAGACGTACCTCCGTTCGACCATGTCTCAAGTTCGCTTGAATAACCTGTTAGTTCTCCATGCTCATAAGGCTAAAACAGACACTTTGTCGATCAGTTCGTGCTTAAATGAGTTTGTGGCTGGTAGTGAGCACAGACTTCgcatttttggaaagttcGATTAA
- the LOC134188285 gene encoding uncharacterized protein LOC134188285, with protein MAGPVFEICTFARRSMASTSVLRTSVEGTVQARRPSRCEAKMCAGNARRSEAAKKTRSSQSRRIYQEQTCEIRSLASCRSSCLSRSYWYGPGAGSRREAKPTHFLCFPQAWPWLHYDCSRDSAFCHVCVKAVKEAKMRLTSGNVKDSTFISGGFHNWKDAIPVFTSHNQTTTHKTATEVVVTLPHTTDDVGELLS; from the exons atggccggaccggtttttgaaatatgcactttcgccagacgctcaatggcatcaacttccgttttaagg ACGTCAGttgaaggtactgtacaggcTCGGAGACCCAGCCGATGCGAGGCTAAGATGTGTGCAGGTAATGCACGGAGGTCCGAGGCCGCTAAAAAGACCCGTTCATCTCAGAGCCGCCGCATCTATCAGGAGCAGACCTGTGAGATTAGGAGTCTAGCAAGTTGTCGAAGTAGTTGTCTGTCTCGAAGTT ACTGGTATGGACCCGGTGCCGGAAGTCGGCGAGAAGCCAAACCAACCCACTTCCTTTGCTTTCCCCAAGC GTGGCCTTGGCTTCATTATGACTGCTCCCGAGATTCGGCGTTTTGTCACGTCTGCGTGAAAGCCGTGAAAGAAGCAAAGATGAGGTTGACTAGTGGCAATGTCAAAGACTCTACATTTATTTCAGGCGGATTCCATAATTGGAAAGATGCCATCCCGGTGTTCACAAGTCACAACCAGACAACTACGCACAAAACAGCTACAGAAGTTGTTGTCACATTGCCACATACCACAGACGATGTGGGAGAATTGCTTTC CTAG